A genome region from Leptospira stimsonii includes the following:
- a CDS encoding LIMLP_16025 family protein — protein sequence MEKNKLNDIINAGIGAVQTSREIFDKLVDDLNDGKEKIEERFDQLKAQGEKDMSENALKLKVNLAWGLVRFEEIRDNILNHFIKK from the coding sequence ATGGAAAAGAACAAATTAAACGACATAATCAACGCAGGGATCGGCGCCGTTCAAACCTCCCGCGAGATTTTCGACAAACTAGTAGATGATTTAAACGATGGAAAGGAAAAGATCGAAGAAAGATTCGATCAGCTCAAAGCTCAAGGTGAAAAAGACATGAGCGAGAATGCACTCAAATTGAAAGTCAATCTTGCATGGGGATTGGTTCGGTTCGAAGAAATCCGAGACAACATTCTGAATCATTTCATTAAGAAATAA
- a CDS encoding penicillin-binding transpeptidase domain-containing protein — protein MRWSKILFLTLWSLISAGEIHSKEITLFSHFIDSSPSITGERILLKQNFTPASTFKYWIALFLIEKNLVYPSFQKISSEKHIPHSPRALNLRDAMLYSSNSFFLSFLEDEPKRYEELQDFLMRIGFVAEVYKNPFLNRKNLYLSPAIEKSPESQHNFLVSFLKDEGRSRGVSSKTFQFWKESAFWSECDSQNSILYGKTGSLGGVFWFLGFLEKKQKFWERWTKDLPKEYSVITVLQTGEGSSREGAIRSFYRIAGCENEIENVLKRISE, from the coding sequence TTGCGCTGGAGCAAGATTCTATTCCTTACTCTCTGGTCTTTGATTTCCGCCGGAGAGATTCATTCCAAGGAAATTACACTATTCTCACACTTCATTGATTCCTCTCCCTCCATCACAGGGGAGAGGATTCTTCTCAAACAAAACTTCACACCGGCTTCCACGTTCAAATACTGGATCGCTCTTTTTCTAATCGAAAAGAATTTGGTTTATCCTAGTTTTCAAAAAATAAGTTCCGAAAAACATATCCCGCATTCGCCGCGCGCTCTGAATCTCCGAGACGCGATGTTGTATTCTTCCAATTCTTTTTTTCTTTCGTTTCTGGAAGACGAACCGAAACGTTACGAAGAACTTCAAGATTTTCTAATGCGAATCGGGTTCGTCGCGGAAGTTTATAAAAATCCGTTTTTGAATCGGAAGAATCTCTATCTTTCTCCTGCAATCGAGAAATCTCCGGAATCACAACATAACTTTCTCGTTTCCTTCCTAAAAGACGAAGGTCGTTCGAGAGGAGTTTCTTCAAAGACGTTTCAATTTTGGAAGGAATCCGCTTTTTGGTCCGAATGCGATTCTCAAAATTCAATCCTTTACGGAAAGACAGGATCTCTCGGTGGAGTGTTTTGGTTTTTGGGTTTTTTAGAAAAGAAACAAAAATTTTGGGAACGTTGGACGAAAGATCTCCCAAAAGAATATTCCGTGATCACGGTTTTGCAAACGGGAGAAGGATCTTCGAGAGAAGGGGCGATTCGTTCTTTTTATCGAATCGCGGGTTGTGAAAATGAAATCGAAAATGTTTTGAAAAGAATCTCGGAGTGA
- the sixA gene encoding phosphohistidine phosphatase SixA translates to MKIIIARHGEAEPNSPDGTDRSRPLTSKGASDVQKMARFFQVGFKVTKIYHSPYLRTTQTAKIYTDILHPDQETESLEDLEAGQDMSRVCPLIKSFSNSDTILIVGHSPDVSIFAEKLLGIGGVGKSFLFSPGSALAVNVPREKFLDGQIIWFLCPDFLC, encoded by the coding sequence ATGAAGATAATCATTGCGAGACATGGAGAAGCAGAACCGAATTCTCCAGACGGCACAGACCGATCCAGACCTCTTACGTCCAAGGGAGCCTCCGACGTTCAGAAGATGGCGCGTTTCTTTCAAGTCGGATTTAAAGTCACAAAGATCTATCACAGTCCTTATCTCCGAACCACGCAGACCGCGAAAATTTATACGGACATTCTTCATCCGGATCAAGAAACGGAATCCTTAGAGGATTTAGAAGCGGGACAAGACATGTCTCGGGTTTGTCCTTTGATCAAAAGTTTTTCCAACTCGGATACGATTCTCATTGTCGGCCATAGTCCGGATGTTTCCATCTTTGCCGAAAAACTTTTAGGAATAGGAGGCGTTGGTAAAAGTTTTCTTTTTTCTCCTGGTTCCGCGTTGGCGGTGAACGTTCCGAGAGAAAAATTTTTAGACGGACAAATCATCTGGTTTCTTTGCCCGGACTTTCTCTGCTGA
- a CDS encoding ABC transporter ATP-binding protein → MSEFAIEIDSIQKKYKEQNALKGISFRVPKGSVFGLLGPNGAGKTSLVRILMGFSKQTSGNFHLFGLPFSPILRKRIGYLPEKVSIPGFLTGEEFLTFSGKLAGIRGSEIRKKANALLEKTGIADAASKKVSGYSKGMLQRLGLASALIGDPELLILDEPGSGLDPKGYIDFRETLVEENKTKGTTVLLNSHRLLEVEKVCHEIGILNLGTLAAIGPLESLKEGKNRILVKVESVSPELDSYIRKISSEQKISDNQIEFLPSNEIDLRKIPAELVGLGANILKYERITESLEEVFLRVTGGNHE, encoded by the coding sequence ATGTCCGAATTTGCAATTGAAATCGATTCAATACAAAAAAAATACAAAGAACAAAACGCTCTCAAAGGAATCTCGTTCCGAGTCCCTAAGGGATCCGTCTTCGGACTTTTGGGTCCGAACGGAGCGGGAAAGACCAGCTTAGTACGGATCCTTATGGGATTCTCCAAACAAACATCGGGAAACTTTCATTTATTTGGACTTCCGTTTTCACCAATCCTTCGCAAAAGAATCGGTTATCTTCCTGAAAAAGTTTCGATTCCGGGTTTTTTGACTGGCGAAGAATTTCTAACGTTCAGTGGAAAGTTAGCAGGAATCCGCGGTTCCGAGATTCGAAAAAAGGCGAATGCTCTTTTGGAAAAAACAGGAATCGCGGACGCCGCTTCCAAAAAGGTTTCCGGTTATTCGAAAGGAATGTTACAGAGACTCGGGCTTGCCTCCGCTCTGATCGGAGATCCGGAACTTTTGATTTTGGACGAACCGGGTTCCGGACTCGATCCGAAAGGTTATATCGACTTCCGAGAAACTCTCGTCGAAGAAAACAAAACCAAGGGTACAACCGTATTACTGAATTCTCATAGACTTTTGGAAGTCGAAAAAGTCTGTCACGAAATCGGAATTCTCAACTTAGGAACTCTCGCCGCAATCGGTCCTCTGGAATCCTTGAAGGAAGGGAAGAATCGAATTCTTGTAAAAGTGGAATCCGTTTCTCCGGAATTGGATTCTTATATCCGTAAAATTTCTTCCGAACAAAAGATTTCGGATAATCAGATCGAATTCCTTCCCTCGAACGAAATCGATCTTAGAAAAATTCCCGCGGAACTCGTAGGACTGGGCGCGAACATTCTAAAATATGAAAGAATTACCGAATCCTTGGAAGAAGTTTTCTTAAGAGTTACGGGAGGAAATCATGAGTAA
- a CDS encoding ABC transporter permease, with amino-acid sequence MSNLSWIQDQIPKVFSIAFLTLRETLRKRIVYFIFIISALFLFFNFSCNIQVGGEDQSGNPNFQIYIVFLFFAFWNTVLALFLPVSLLGEELENKTYLPILSRPISSLTYLIGKSFGVFILILANAIFLIGTYLVKQQLSGGIFSWDLLKACITMFPIFYFLIVFGFLLVLSFGKNAAFFGGLAVLIFSTFLDLFIYEQAAASLVQTTDLKKQILEVIYWILPQEGTIFFFSSSLLAKSLSQVHYYGEYSLAQITLWILLSLGLGKVVLDRKEL; translated from the coding sequence ATGAGTAATCTTTCCTGGATTCAAGATCAGATTCCAAAAGTGTTTTCTATCGCGTTTCTAACTCTCAGGGAAACACTTCGAAAAAGAATCGTATATTTCATTTTTATAATATCCGCTCTCTTTTTATTTTTCAATTTCAGTTGCAACATTCAAGTCGGCGGCGAGGATCAATCCGGGAATCCGAATTTTCAGATCTATATCGTATTTCTCTTTTTCGCCTTTTGGAATACGGTTCTCGCTCTGTTTCTTCCGGTTTCTCTTTTGGGAGAAGAATTGGAAAACAAAACCTATCTTCCGATTCTATCCAGACCGATTTCTTCTTTAACGTATCTCATTGGAAAATCCTTCGGCGTTTTTATTCTCATTTTGGCGAACGCAATTTTTCTCATCGGAACGTATCTTGTTAAACAGCAGTTATCCGGAGGAATTTTTTCCTGGGATCTTTTGAAAGCTTGTATCACGATGTTTCCGATTTTTTACTTTTTGATCGTTTTCGGATTTTTACTCGTTTTATCTTTTGGGAAGAATGCGGCCTTTTTCGGCGGCTTGGCTGTTCTGATTTTTTCCACCTTTTTAGATCTGTTTATCTATGAGCAGGCCGCGGCGAGTTTGGTACAAACCACGGATTTGAAAAAGCAGATTCTCGAAGTGATCTATTGGATTCTTCCTCAGGAAGGAACGATTTTTTTCTTTTCGAGTTCTCTTCTTGCAAAGAGTCTTTCCCAGGTTCATTATTATGGGGAATACTCCTTGGCTCAGATTACTCTCTGGATTCTTCTCTCTTTGGGACTTGGAAAAGTTGTTCTGGACAGGAAAGAACTTTGA
- a CDS encoding HDOD domain-containing protein has translation MKIQWYHYEKEGYYLSVKNLNVPIESLNPLYLRITHLNRNIDKIISFLLDRYLQYLDITSLRECIFSILRETIMNAVKANQKRVIFQEAGLDINDPKQYSIGMEKFKSELISKKDLYTDLLEEKGLHVLITFGFNQNSFLLKVANNVSILPEEDQRVQERISKAHTYNDLSEVFENHGDESEGAGLGLAMSLLMLKNEGIEGDSYRIKSEEGVTSAYIKIPFGFKKRNINLQKTGEILSEVDTLPTFPDNINQIMSLINKPDSSIQSITELVARDVSLSTNILKLANSASFSQRARVENLEDSIKVIGLSELNNILLSLGTKKILEERYKEFEAIWERSSLSAFICRRLGERMEWKKQTITVLVCAALLHDVGRVILLSLEPEISSKITELLGNRSFPSPLTLEEAALGISHTTLGGMICEKWNFSDTIRVSAEMHHRPLLVKKEFQDPVFTIYLSDMIIDTSQGLADYSLIQTSVLQHFGFKKEEEFSEFTKRILQEYKDFNKKS, from the coding sequence ATGAAGATTCAATGGTATCACTATGAAAAGGAAGGTTATTATCTTTCCGTTAAGAATCTCAACGTTCCAATCGAATCGCTCAATCCTCTTTATCTCAGAATCACACATCTCAACCGAAACATAGATAAGATCATTAGTTTTCTTCTGGATCGTTATCTTCAATATCTGGACATTACTTCTCTCCGGGAATGTATCTTTTCCATTTTAAGGGAAACGATCATGAACGCCGTAAAAGCGAATCAGAAGAGGGTGATCTTTCAGGAAGCCGGTCTGGATATCAACGATCCGAAACAATACTCGATCGGAATGGAAAAGTTCAAATCGGAACTCATTTCTAAAAAAGATCTTTATACCGATCTTTTGGAAGAGAAGGGTTTACACGTTTTGATTACGTTCGGATTTAATCAGAATAGTTTTTTATTAAAAGTCGCCAACAACGTAAGTATTCTTCCCGAAGAGGATCAAAGAGTTCAGGAAAGAATTTCTAAAGCGCACACATACAACGATCTTTCCGAAGTTTTTGAAAATCACGGAGACGAATCCGAAGGCGCCGGGCTTGGTCTCGCGATGTCCTTGTTAATGTTGAAAAACGAAGGGATCGAAGGGGATTCTTATCGAATCAAATCGGAAGAAGGCGTCACTTCCGCTTATATCAAGATTCCTTTCGGTTTTAAAAAGCGAAATATAAACCTTCAGAAAACTGGGGAAATTCTTTCCGAAGTCGATACACTTCCCACGTTTCCGGATAATATCAATCAGATCATGAGTCTGATTAACAAACCGGATTCTTCGATTCAGAGTATTACGGAACTCGTAGCGAGAGACGTTTCTCTTTCCACGAACATTCTGAAACTTGCAAACTCAGCGTCCTTCAGTCAAAGAGCGCGGGTTGAAAACTTGGAAGACTCGATCAAGGTGATCGGTTTGTCCGAGTTGAACAACATTCTTCTGAGTTTAGGAACCAAAAAAATCCTGGAAGAGCGTTATAAAGAATTCGAAGCGATCTGGGAAAGGTCGAGCCTGTCGGCATTTATCTGTAGAAGACTCGGTGAAAGAATGGAATGGAAAAAACAAACCATTACCGTTTTGGTTTGTGCCGCGCTCCTTCACGACGTTGGACGGGTGATTCTTCTTTCGCTCGAGCCGGAGATCTCATCGAAAATTACGGAATTATTGGGGAACAGATCCTTTCCCTCTCCGTTGACTTTGGAAGAAGCCGCATTAGGAATTTCGCATACAACCTTAGGCGGAATGATTTGCGAAAAGTGGAATTTTTCGGATACGATTCGCGTTTCCGCTGAGATGCATCACCGGCCGCTTCTGGTTAAAAAAGAATTTCAGGATCCCGTTTTTACGATTTATCTTTCCGATATGATCATCGATACTTCGCAAGGTCTTGCGGATTATTCTTTGATTCAGACTTCGGTTCTTCAGCATTTCGGGTTTAAAAAAGAGGAAGAATTCTCCGAATTTACGAAGAGAATTTTACAGGAATATAAGGATTTTAATAAGAAGTCCTAA
- the rsmA gene encoding 16S rRNA (adenine(1518)-N(6)/adenine(1519)-N(6))-dimethyltransferase RsmA codes for MNSREYPFRKVSEIRKFLESKSSAPLKKWGQNFLIDPNAIQIILSGLSQDLLPSIDRILEIGPGLGAISHGLLDFHKPVTLFEIDPVYATWLREYLPEFELREGDALGFLPEYADQKVYLFGNLPYYISSELTLSAVKNLKGLIGATFLVQKEFAKRISNEASSIQFYLSAYGIWKLKKDIKAGAFYPRPNVDSSVLEFRAKPAFGDEFGFIALECLCRMAFWGKRKKLTSSFRDAPITSLPLEVQTSKNFSEESFRAECFGALENAKIDADKRPEELKPKDFHEAATFLSVFIKRMLGKNS; via the coding sequence ATGAACTCCAGAGAATACCCCTTTCGAAAAGTTTCTGAAATTCGGAAATTTCTGGAATCCAAGTCTTCGGCTCCGCTTAAAAAATGGGGACAGAATTTTCTCATCGATCCCAATGCGATCCAAATCATCCTCTCCGGTTTGAGCCAAGATCTGCTTCCGTCCATCGATCGAATTTTAGAGATCGGTCCTGGCTTGGGCGCGATCTCTCACGGTCTTTTGGATTTTCACAAACCGGTCACACTTTTTGAAATCGATCCCGTTTACGCGACTTGGTTGCGCGAATATCTTCCGGAGTTTGAACTCAGAGAAGGAGACGCGCTCGGGTTTCTTCCGGAGTATGCGGATCAAAAGGTTTATCTTTTCGGAAATCTTCCTTATTATATTTCCTCCGAACTTACCCTAAGCGCGGTGAAAAATCTAAAAGGTCTCATCGGCGCGACCTTTCTCGTACAAAAGGAATTTGCAAAAAGAATCTCGAACGAAGCTTCTTCGATCCAATTCTACTTATCCGCTTACGGGATTTGGAAACTCAAAAAAGACATCAAAGCCGGAGCTTTTTATCCAAGACCGAACGTGGATTCTTCCGTTTTGGAATTCAGAGCCAAACCCGCGTTTGGCGACGAGTTCGGATTTATCGCTCTTGAATGTCTTTGTAGAATGGCGTTTTGGGGAAAACGAAAAAAATTGACTTCCTCTTTTCGGGACGCACCCATCACTTCCCTTCCACTCGAAGTGCAAACGTCGAAGAATTTCTCGGAAGAATCGTTTCGAGCGGAATGTTTTGGAGCGTTGGAAAACGCAAAGATCGACGCGGATAAAAGACCGGAAGAATTAAAACCGAAGGATTTTCACGAAGCCGCTACGTTTCTTTCGGTTTTCATAAAAAGAATGTTAGGAAAGAATTCTTAG
- a CDS encoding ComEC/Rec2 family competence protein, translated as MGKHFRNWQPCSSFSKFCFGTLLGICIHWIFPQTGLFWTGISILLISVGTLLRRYFIFSEYIIFGIFFLILATSLYPDLFQRNMENRTYSFPRKNLFGENEVRFQDRFRERIQSHLKEAGLEKNTNRIASGLIFGEAKQLSRDFKQKAKEGGILHLFAASGLHLGILMGVQFRLLNFFPILGYATPRIVPLLTGFLYLSALGYPVSLTRAWIFAGLLLIQGLFFRKLRPIDLLLSSAWILWIWDPPRFHSVSFCLSFGAVAGIFFFSYPLQILFKIFSKENPILSFLKENLIVSFSAGLGTMPVLLFSFGAFSFGSILLNLIVVPLAGILLPILYLSLLFHETGIRFLIESSWSITEFLIQILFYLSDSLSKPLGFYREMEEALWVGLLGWLFLSFLVCFFAHWTEKKFQKKEEEITEFLNIHNLKYNAQTRQRTISKRAYPFFCSLFFLCVFGIHFFLYMAPDLFPKENRIVYNRFFFLLRNGDSLFFSGKCKYANKKIANAFRTSKSIFCNSFGGKNLNKIFVDDESCLSWAFLCSRESFPSELLYSGRDADLWNLVSKIPLKKSKPVREIPLSSDSKILFFHTKKDSLSSLVQKTRFGKGWILLETPFGSKDRAEVWNQNRKLLGLSESWVFLEKDELQRIPLSKSF; from the coding sequence ATGGGAAAACATTTTCGCAATTGGCAACCTTGCTCCTCCTTTTCGAAATTCTGTTTCGGAACCTTGCTCGGAATCTGCATCCATTGGATTTTTCCACAAACGGGCTTGTTTTGGACGGGAATCTCGATTCTTCTTATCTCAGTCGGAACTCTTCTTAGAAGATATTTTATATTTTCAGAATATATTATTTTTGGAATATTCTTTCTCATTTTGGCGACGAGCCTTTATCCTGATCTGTTCCAAAGAAATATGGAAAATCGAACCTATTCATTTCCACGGAAAAATCTCTTCGGAGAAAACGAAGTCCGTTTTCAGGATCGATTCCGAGAAAGAATTCAAAGTCACCTCAAAGAAGCGGGTCTGGAAAAGAATACAAACCGAATTGCATCCGGCCTTATCTTCGGGGAAGCGAAACAACTTTCCAGGGACTTCAAACAAAAAGCAAAGGAAGGAGGAATCTTACATCTTTTTGCCGCTTCCGGCCTTCACCTCGGTATTTTAATGGGAGTTCAATTTCGACTTCTCAACTTCTTTCCAATTCTCGGATATGCGACGCCAAGGATCGTTCCTCTTCTTACCGGGTTCCTTTATCTATCTGCTTTAGGATATCCCGTTTCTCTTACGAGGGCATGGATTTTCGCCGGATTACTTTTAATCCAAGGACTTTTCTTTCGAAAACTTAGGCCGATAGATCTTCTTCTTTCTTCGGCTTGGATTCTTTGGATCTGGGATCCTCCTCGATTCCACTCGGTCTCTTTTTGTCTCTCCTTTGGCGCCGTAGCGGGAATCTTTTTCTTTTCCTATCCTTTACAAATCCTTTTCAAAATTTTTTCCAAGGAGAATCCGATTCTCTCTTTTTTGAAGGAAAATCTGATCGTTTCCTTTTCGGCCGGTTTGGGAACGATGCCCGTTTTACTCTTTTCCTTCGGGGCCTTCAGCTTTGGATCGATACTTCTCAACCTCATAGTGGTTCCGTTAGCCGGGATTTTACTTCCGATTCTTTATCTTTCTTTGCTCTTCCACGAAACGGGAATCCGATTCTTAATAGAATCTTCTTGGTCGATTACGGAATTTTTGATCCAAATTCTTTTTTATCTTTCCGATTCTCTTTCCAAACCTCTCGGATTTTATAGAGAAATGGAGGAAGCTCTTTGGGTCGGGCTTCTTGGCTGGCTCTTCCTTTCCTTTCTCGTTTGTTTTTTCGCACACTGGACGGAAAAGAAATTCCAAAAGAAGGAAGAAGAAATAACAGAATTCTTAAATATTCACAATTTAAAATATAACGCGCAAACAAGACAGAGAACTATTTCTAAAAGAGCGTATCCTTTTTTTTGTTCCTTGTTTTTTCTTTGTGTTTTTGGAATTCATTTTTTTCTCTATATGGCGCCCGATTTGTTTCCAAAAGAAAATCGTATCGTTTACAATCGATTCTTCTTTCTCCTTCGAAACGGAGATTCCCTATTTTTCTCAGGAAAGTGTAAATACGCGAATAAGAAGATCGCAAATGCCTTTCGAACTTCTAAGAGTATCTTCTGCAATTCGTTTGGCGGAAAAAACCTAAACAAAATCTTCGTGGATGACGAATCTTGTTTGAGTTGGGCATTCCTCTGTTCCCGCGAATCTTTTCCTTCAGAGCTCCTCTATTCCGGTCGGGACGCCGATCTTTGGAATCTCGTAAGCAAGATTCCTCTCAAAAAGTCGAAACCGGTACGCGAAATTCCTCTCTCGAGCGATTCTAAGATTCTATTCTTTCATACAAAAAAAGATTCTCTGTCTTCCCTTGTTCAGAAAACACGATTCGGAAAAGGCTGGATTCTTCTGGAAACCCCGTTCGGGAGCAAGGATCGCGCGGAAGTCTGGAATCAAAATCGAAAACTGCTTGGGCTTTCGGAGAGTTGGGTGTTTCTGGAGAAAGATGAACTCCAGAGAATACCCCTTTCGAAAAGTTTCTGA
- the trpS gene encoding tryptophan--tRNA ligase, translating into MRILTGVQPSGKLHLGNFFSVIRKLKEYQNTTDLYCFVADLHSLTTFSSKEKQKENTYNAVCDFLALGIDPEKCTFWLQSSVAEVTELTWYLSHFISVNHLELAHSYKDKVAKGFHPRGGLFFYPVLMAADILGFDGDRVPVGKDQKQHLEYARDIASVFNREVGNVFKIPEPEIDDATALVPGTDGQKMSKSYGNTINFFDSEKELKKSIMSIMTDSAGVDETKDPDKSHIYAIHSLFLNEKDKQALREKFLNPGTGYGDLKKQLLQDTLDYFAPFRKERERIGADSSFVESALKKGKEKAQKTVTGVLDRVRKELGIYRF; encoded by the coding sequence ATGAGGATTCTCACAGGAGTCCAGCCCTCCGGAAAACTTCATTTAGGAAATTTTTTCTCCGTTATTCGAAAACTCAAGGAATACCAAAACACAACCGACCTTTATTGTTTCGTTGCAGACTTACATTCCTTAACCACATTCTCATCGAAAGAAAAACAAAAAGAAAACACTTACAATGCTGTTTGTGATTTTCTCGCACTTGGAATCGATCCGGAAAAATGCACGTTCTGGCTTCAGTCTTCGGTAGCGGAGGTTACGGAACTGACTTGGTACTTAAGTCATTTTATTTCCGTAAATCATTTGGAGTTGGCACATTCTTATAAAGATAAGGTGGCCAAAGGGTTTCATCCGAGAGGCGGACTTTTCTTTTATCCCGTTCTGATGGCGGCCGATATCCTCGGTTTCGACGGAGATCGTGTTCCAGTGGGAAAGGATCAGAAACAACACTTGGAATACGCGAGGGACATCGCCTCCGTTTTCAACAGAGAAGTCGGGAACGTTTTTAAAATTCCGGAACCGGAGATTGACGATGCCACCGCCCTTGTGCCGGGAACCGATGGACAAAAAATGTCTAAGTCGTACGGAAACACGATCAACTTTTTCGATTCAGAAAAAGAGCTTAAGAAATCTATAATGTCTATCATGACCGACTCCGCCGGAGTCGACGAAACGAAAGATCCGGACAAAAGTCATATCTATGCGATCCATTCTTTATTTTTAAATGAAAAAGATAAACAAGCCCTAAGAGAAAAATTCCTTAATCCGGGAACCGGCTACGGAGATCTCAAAAAACAACTTCTTCAGGACACGTTAGACTACTTTGCCCCTTTTCGGAAGGAAAGAGAAAGAATCGGAGCCGACTCAAGTTTTGTCGAAAGCGCCCTCAAAAAAGGGAAGGAAAAGGCCCAAAAAACCGTCACCGGCGTTTTGGATCGGGTTCGCAAAGAACTGGGAATATATCGTTTTTAA
- a CDS encoding LolA family protein: protein MAFLKIRRLLPGAAGLILVCGISVSGDPGRDRLNALLGRMGEISSLRASVTINNEISGTLSFKKPNYLHVKFSDGRVVSSNGRFLWFYSPARAIVGKQDLRGSTGGVFGLLSGYEEVTQVGGSIRLKSPTKTYEEIVVTMNPDNTPKSLRMKHRGSGEYTSISFSGVQTNVGLSASLFNFSAPSSAQIVENPLNEKE from the coding sequence ATGGCATTTTTGAAAATCAGGAGACTACTCCCGGGTGCCGCAGGACTGATCCTAGTCTGCGGCATTTCTGTTTCAGGGGATCCTGGACGCGACAGACTCAACGCACTCTTAGGAAGAATGGGAGAAATTTCCAGTCTTCGAGCCAGCGTGACCATCAATAACGAAATTTCCGGAACACTTTCCTTTAAGAAACCGAACTATTTACACGTCAAATTCTCAGATGGCAGAGTTGTATCTTCCAACGGAAGATTTCTTTGGTTCTATTCTCCAGCAAGAGCGATCGTAGGCAAACAAGATCTCCGCGGAAGTACGGGCGGAGTCTTTGGATTGTTAAGCGGTTACGAAGAAGTGACCCAAGTTGGAGGATCGATCCGACTCAAATCGCCGACAAAAACATACGAAGAAATTGTTGTAACAATGAATCCGGATAACACACCGAAATCGTTAAGAATGAAACACAGAGGATCCGGCGAATATACTTCGATCAGCTTTTCCGGTGTGCAGACTAACGTAGGTTTATCCGCTTCTCTTTTTAACTTCAGCGCGCCTTCCAGTGCGCAGATCGTTGAAAACCCGTTAAACGAAAAGGAATAG
- a CDS encoding electron transfer flavoprotein subunit alpha/FixB family protein: MSNVLIVGELKDGELKKISREITSAGRKIADSIGGKVVALLIGSGVEKHAPELAAVGADSIITVNSGEYNAETYSNLVAEVIKAQNPAVVLLPHTSQGKDYSPRVAVKVGAGIVADVVGFSVDGGKVVAKKPIYSGKAYANFKVTSAVQIFTVRPNSQEITQKAGAGAVEAASPAAGDAKVKIVSTDLSGGSKVQLTEASIIVSGGRGIKGPENWPILQELADTLGAALGASRAAVDAGWISHSHQVGQTGKTVSPNCYIACGISGAIQHLAGMGSSKYIVAINKDGDAPIFKVATYGIVGDLFEVVPAVTAEFKKVLG, encoded by the coding sequence GTGAGCAACGTATTAATTGTTGGCGAATTGAAAGACGGAGAACTTAAAAAAATCTCCAGAGAAATCACTTCAGCAGGAAGAAAGATCGCTGATTCCATCGGCGGTAAAGTAGTAGCTCTTCTCATCGGAAGCGGAGTTGAAAAACACGCTCCTGAATTAGCCGCTGTCGGAGCTGATTCGATCATCACCGTAAACTCAGGCGAATACAACGCTGAAACGTATTCCAATCTGGTTGCGGAAGTAATCAAGGCACAAAACCCTGCGGTGGTTCTTCTTCCACACACTTCACAAGGAAAAGATTATTCTCCTCGTGTTGCCGTAAAAGTAGGAGCGGGAATCGTAGCGGACGTTGTTGGATTCTCCGTTGACGGTGGAAAGGTCGTGGCGAAAAAACCGATCTACTCCGGAAAAGCTTACGCAAATTTTAAAGTTACAAGCGCGGTCCAAATCTTTACCGTTCGTCCAAACTCTCAAGAGATCACTCAAAAAGCGGGAGCGGGAGCTGTAGAAGCGGCTTCTCCAGCGGCTGGTGATGCGAAGGTAAAAATCGTTTCTACCGATCTAAGCGGCGGTTCTAAGGTTCAGTTGACTGAAGCTTCGATCATCGTTTCCGGTGGTCGTGGTATCAAAGGACCGGAAAACTGGCCGATTCTTCAAGAACTTGCGGACACTCTCGGCGCGGCTCTCGGAGCTTCTCGCGCGGCGGTGGATGCCGGTTGGATTTCTCACTCTCACCAAGTTGGACAAACCGGGAAAACAGTTTCTCCAAATTGCTATATCGCATGTGGTATTTCCGGCGCGATTCAGCACTTAGCGGGAATGGGTTCTTCTAAGTATATCGTTGCGATCAACAAAGACGGAGACGCTCCGATCTTCAAAGTTGCGACTTACGGAATCGTGGGAGACCTTTTTGAAGTAGTTCCTGCAGTGACTGCAGAGTTCAAAAAAGTACTTGGATAA